In the genome of Triticum urartu cultivar G1812 chromosome 5, Tu2.1, whole genome shotgun sequence, one region contains:
- the LOC125509219 gene encoding probable acyl-activating enzyme 17, peroxisomal, with translation MAAAAHKPLAAITADDLAAAGAPEPAALHSAVRGALGAASGRGPAAVWGELSRGVLRPGVPFAVHRMLYYGCYAGSPSTTPPAWTPDPEEAALTNVGRVLEARGNEIIGEAYKDPITSFRDFHKYSNENPEAYWKMVFEEMGITFSVEPSCILRDSDANPGGEWLPGAVLNAAANCLTAKPGRTSSDVAIVWRDEGKDSEPLNFVTVEELRTKVCLVANALDALNLAKGSAIAIDMPMNVNAVVIYLTIVLAGYIVVSIADSFAAPAISTRLKISEAKAIFTQDCILRDDKELPLYSRVVEAKAPMAIVIPARGSTPIKGLRTDDLSWEDFLGRADHTKAGIYTAVEQPAYQFSNILFSSGTTGEPKAIPWTHLTPLKAAADGWCHMDIRKGDVVAWPTNLGWMMGPWLVYASLLNGASMALYNGSPNSSGFAKFVQDAKVTMLGVVPSIVRTWKNTDGTAGFDWSNIRCFSSTGEASSVDDYLWLMGRACYKPVIEYCGGTEIGGGFITGSLLQPQALSAFSTPAMGCNLFILDSNGNPLPQDSAGIGELALDPTLFGSSTTLLNADHHEVYFSGMPEWNAKVLRRHGDEFERTTEGYYRAHGRADDTMNLGGIKVSSIEIERICNRVNDAILETAAIGVPPVGGGPEQLTIAVVFKDQSPQAEDLNQLKLMFNSALKKLNPLFKVSSVVVVPSLPRTASNKVMRRVLRKEFTQAKHSKI, from the exons ATGGCCGCGGCGGCGCACAAGCCCCTGGCCGCGATCACCGCCGACGACCTCGCCGCGGCGGGGGCGCCGGAGCCCGCCGCGCTCCACTCGGCGGTCCGCGGCGCGCTCGGCGCCGCCAGCGGCCGCGGGCCCGCCGCGGTGTGGGGGGAGCTCTCGCGGGGCGTGCTTCGCCCGGGGGTGCCCTTCGCCGTCCACCGGATGCTCTACTACGGCTGCTACGCCGGGTCCCCGTCCACCACGCCGCCCGCCTGGACGCCCGACCC CGAGGAGGCGGCCCTGACCAATGTTGGCCGCGTCCTGGAGGCGCGCGGGAATGAAATCATCGGCGAAGCGTACAAGGATCCAATCACCAGCTTCCGGGACTTCCACAAGTACTCCAACGAGAATCCAGAG GCATATTGGAAGATGGTCTTTGAGGAGATGGGCATCACATTCAGCGTGGAGCCATCTTGCATCTTGCGTGACAGTGATGCGAACCCCGGTGGCGAGTGGTTGCCAGGGGCTGTGCTGAATGCTGCTGCGAATTGCCTGACTGCTAAACCCGGAAGGACTTCCAGCGACGTTGCCATTGTGTGGAGGGATGAGGGGAAGGATTCCGAGCCCCTCAACTTTGTGACTGTGGAGGAATTGAGGACAAAAGTTTG CCTCGTGGCAAATGCGCTCGATGCACTTAATCTGGCAAAGGGGTCTGCTATTGCAATTGACATGCCTATGAATGTGAATGCCGTTGTTATCTACCTCACGATTGTGTTAGCGGGATACATTGTTGTCTCGATTGCAGACAGCTTTGCTGCACCTGCAATATCGACGAGGCTAAAGATATCAGAGGCAAAAGCAATTTTCACCCAG GATTGCATCCTTCGTGATGACAAGGAGCTGCCATTGTATAG TAGAGTTGTGGAGGCCAAAGCCCCTATGGCTATCGTGATCCCTGCACGGGGATCCACACCGATAAAAGGACTCCGTACTGATGACCTTTCATGGGAAGATTTTCTTGGAAGGGCTGACCATACCAA GGCTGGTATTTATACCGCAGTCGAGCAACCTGCCTACCAGTTCAGTAATATCCTATTTTCATCAGGGACCACAG GTGAGCCAAAGGCGATTCCTTGGACGCATTTGACCCCTCTTAAGGCAGCTGCTGATGGATGGTGTCACATGGATATTCGTAAAGGTGATGTTGTTGCGTGGCCTACAAACCTTGGTTGGATGATGGGTCCATGGCTTGTCTATGCCTCGCTATTGAATGGAGCATCTATGGCGCTGTATAATGGCTCCCCGAATAGTTCAGGTTTTGCGAAGTTTGTACAG GATGCTAAGGTGACAATGCTCGGAGTGGTACCCAGCATTGTTCGTACATGGAAAAATACGGATGGTACTGCAGGATTTGATTGGTCAAACATCAG ATGCTTTAGCTCAACTGGGGAGGCATCAAGTGTGGATGATTATTTGTGGCTGATGGGAAGAGCTTGCTACAAACCAGTAATCGAGTACTGTGGTGGCACAGAAATTGGTGGTGGGTTTATTACTGGATCCCTGTTGCAACCTCAAGCACTGTCAGCATTCAGTACACCTGCCATGGGTTGTAACCTGTTTATTCTTGACAGCAATGGGAATCCCTTG CCACAGGATTCTGCTGGTATTGGAGAACTTGCGCTTGATCCAACATTATTTGGGTCATCAACGACACTGCTAAATGCTGATCATCATGAGGTGTACTTCAGTGGAATGCCAGAATGGAATGCGAAA gtcctccggaggcatggcgaTGAATTTGAACGTACCACAGAAGGATATTACAGGGCTCATGGGCGTGCAGATGATACAATGAACCTTGGTGGCATTAAG GTCAGTTCCATCGAGATTGAGAGGATCTGCAACAGGGTGAATGATGCCATTCTTGAAACGGCGGCTATTGGGGTTCCACCTGTAGGGGGCGGCCCCGAACAGTTGACCATAGCCGTCGTATTCAAAGATCAAAGTCCGCAAGCAGAAGATTTGAATCAACTGAAACTAATGTTCAACTCTGCTCTGAAGAAATTGAATCCTCTTTTCAAG GTTTCATCGGTGGTTGTGGTGCCATCGCTCCCTCGAACCGCCTCAAACAAGGTCATGAGGAGAGTCCTGCGCAAGGAGTTCACCCAGGCAAAGCACTCTAAAATCTAG
- the LOC125509218 gene encoding protein CHAPERONE-LIKE PROTEIN OF POR1, chloroplastic, with the protein MQATAASFLARPLPCPRRIGRSAYGAVAVRGGVSPLPPRLRAVRCSMSLSIGAGSSDIGDSGFSYQYAPVFRRYRERDPYKLLGVDRDASEEEIRSAKDFLVQQYAGHEASEEAIEGAYEKIIMKSYQHRKKTKINLKTKLLKRVEESPSWVKAFLGYFEVPSMDIISKRLFFFAFIAGWSIATSAENGPAFQLAISLFSCIYFLNDKMKNLLRASTTGFGVLVGGWIVGSMLVPLIPTFIIPPTWSLELLTSLVAYVFLFLGSTYLK; encoded by the exons ATGCAGGCGACGGCCGCATCCTTCCTCGCCCGCCCCCTCCCGTGTCCCCGTCG CATTGGCAGGAGCGCGTATGGGGCGGTGGCGGTGCGCGGAGGCGTCTCGCCGCTGCCGCCGCGGCTGCGGGCGGTACGGTGCTCTATGAGCCTCTCTATCGGCGCCGGTTCGAGCGACATCGGAGACAGCGGATTCAGCTACC AGTATGCTCCGGTCTTCCGAAGATACCGTGAGCGGGATCCCTACAAGCTTCTTGGTGTTGACCGTGATGCATCTGAAGAAGAGATCAGAAGTGCAAAAGACTTCCTAGTTCAACAGTATGCTGGTCACGAAGCAAGTGAAGAAGCTATTGAAGGTGCTTATGAAAAGATAATAATGAAGAGCTACCAGCATAGGAAGAAAACGAAAATTAATCTGAAAACCAAGCTTTTAAAGCGAGTCGAGGAATCCCCGTCATGGGTAAAGGCATTTCTTGGATACTTTGAGGTGCCATCAATGGATATTATTTCCAAAAGATTATTCTTTTTTGCTTTCATCGCTGGGTGGAGCATAGCAACTTCTGCTGAGAATGGACCTGCATTCCAG CTTGCAATATCACTCTTCTCGTGCATATACTTCCTTAATGACAAGATGAAGAACCTTCTGAGAGCATCAACTACTGG GTTTGGAGTACTTGTTGGTGGCTGGATTGTTGGTTCTATGTTGGTCCCTCTTATCCCAACATTTATCATCCCACCTACATGGTCGCTTGAGCTTCTTACCTCCTTGGTTGCATATGTTTTCTTGTTTCTGGGGAGCACTTACCTCAAATGA
- the LOC125556054 gene encoding uncharacterized protein LOC125556054 — protein MGKLARLVDGIKRRLTRKKQGEDQEAAAAACYDKVGKTESMRVEIRSRRAQELIAKNLAAADSIGHGGAKKAKKRFFAF, from the coding sequence atggggaAGCTGGCGAGGCTCGTGGACGGCATCAAGAGGAGGCTGACCAGGAAGAAGCAGGGGGAGGAccaggaggcggcggcggcggcgtgctaCGACAAGGTGGGCAAGACGGAGAGCATGCGGGTGGAGATCAGGAGCCGCCGCGCGCAGGAGCTCATCGCCAAGAacctcgccgccgccgactccatcggccacggcggcgccaagaaggccaagaagCGCTTCTTCGCCTTCTGA